From one Thermanaeromonas sp. C210 genomic stretch:
- a CDS encoding DUF6079 family protein, protein MRPQNSQPTIGHLIEVPAVRTVIQLQDARDPDLQEHLVQSFVLTGEAERALGAVLSAIARDEGQGFFLLGPYGSGKSHLLAVLHLLLTSPEKREVMAAKERVAAAWPEGWQALLERVGGRRYLVAAVSLVEHSHHEELEDIVLAALDEAAQANFGRALGLATREQYVAQARAILTDRYPEVLEEFLAQRGTTEEELFAPANIHLLQALLRQVGMPFRWGYRRQEVMAELESLLDGGAAGGAVILIDELSEFLRSKPDSRSFNEDIRFLQYLAEISRRMPLWVVATLQEQIEATGDIPPEAFNKIKDRYPVCFRLTGEHLREIISRRLIVHRPPAREYLAELYGELKGAFHELPFSQEEFYDLYPVHPLTVAFLERLRPLFSQHRGVVDFIYSRLTGDPARQIPGLLDRPADTLLGPDLIFDHFQDRIRALPETNPYVQQVFNYYQEEMPRLLPEPREQELGFRLLKVLILAALGASAKPLTVRDLTHLLLCPLTRLEWHLNYEYIADILQRLYRGGAYIGCHEGSSPLDTAFYVDLQADVQLLVRRRVEYLKKGFFPGDRRIFTTLGRHLTDARLPLASLLAETRTPLEVSWQQTRREGLILLKDLEDLSPESVQELARESLTTDVDFILVLGWAGDTERQHRHLEERLLPALTGPAGRAFLFWLPSDLSEEEEFLTQALAYELLREEYAGDASPTGQRVRAYLDGIWEEVKGRVQDIFRRAYLSGRLIDGEGEEVPWPTNPAYESFKGLVERLAAVVLGRRYPRHAKVAPRGGVILPPLLQRVINELLIPGELKGKPDANLKMGLENFFHPLGVVKKTREGYFLEISPEKNPLVAACLEHLKEGPAELETLSWKLRKSPFGLSETGFQLLVLALVGAGLVVPYASGRRLNLRQIGPYNFQKIDKLALAETLPASFQEILAGVKFLPPAWRQGTFTPARQQEIWDYLVRFRREAGTHLQRVEHLLESVADYPALAALPWETARADLRRVAALLEEIKVSYGPREGLERFLAAYQADPLWELAWERTQKLGAFLEQHLNHFLFMYGYLTAPQLSLPDSPAYQGLREARDKLLGLLQTPDLFYQEDLYQQAASAFARFQRDYIEQYTAEHRRLRSPERFQPYHALREGEAYQLLSLLSQLKQVAAPDSLRRINQLLVTALARQCAENPEEKLALQPACPCGLVLGVKDELPSTAAIQAAIEQGLRDYLQALKEPLYREKVQGFLAGLEKVGRAQEAARVRRLLDLDVDSPGLLTRLKSVLNRAAVDLINQALAGQVLVLDRNLDDLYDLLVNRIFRPDQLLDVVRRWMTGPDKEEVEPGAHIRVIGSGVKGTADCLVEKKAFYSHSPGNVYTWLAETYPELVPYWNQWGGSRFLLVLTTIWWLKIHGRDARMVARLCSLPEVPPAALSSLLELARQVFELQAGPEEVIPAAVMAARESLDGQAEEAYWQVLAPREDIPGPDLLPVLARENIFPVLLRRATVRYLEWLEGADGPELAAAVARLDAVSAAPPGPAWEGSEPAAWLDACRLATRLVYSLKALGAADPEGFKGPDWEKVYSSHLGTLESLYAHLEQRLSLLGLAGDFPLTQVEGEVRRLLAGYADAFRRFYGERSSAPGLTLEELLSRLERYRQRWRPEALYFIWADGLRWDACEVMVAELGRSGVLYEEVARGLLWCPVPTVTATQLARLEGAGKALRFLEIGLPPGDPAEVARQGNRLAPGDPKPVLRLNLVDEKVHTSTADYATFLAELALGFRRQLLPLVSAFPARSLILIAGDHGYAVNHGFRPEDEEHSPRYLHGGVSPQEVLVPWVILWKVGNRPPASGQLDFEPFYGGGTGGGDRRAAGRFSL, encoded by the coding sequence ATGCGGCCGCAAAATTCCCAGCCCACCATCGGCCATCTCATAGAGGTACCGGCGGTCCGTACGGTAATCCAGCTGCAGGATGCCCGCGATCCCGATTTGCAAGAGCACCTCGTGCAGAGCTTCGTCCTGACCGGGGAAGCCGAGAGGGCCCTGGGGGCCGTACTGAGCGCCATAGCCCGGGACGAGGGGCAGGGCTTCTTTCTCCTGGGGCCTTACGGCTCCGGCAAGTCCCACCTCCTGGCGGTCCTCCATCTCCTCCTCACTTCTCCTGAAAAGCGGGAGGTGATGGCCGCCAAGGAGAGGGTCGCCGCCGCCTGGCCGGAGGGGTGGCAGGCTCTTTTAGAAAGGGTGGGAGGCCGGCGCTACCTGGTGGCTGCGGTGTCTCTGGTGGAGCACAGCCACCATGAAGAATTGGAGGATATTGTGCTGGCGGCACTGGATGAAGCCGCCCAGGCCAATTTCGGCAGGGCTTTGGGACTGGCCACGCGGGAGCAGTATGTCGCCCAGGCCAGGGCGATCCTGACCGACCGCTACCCGGAAGTCCTAGAGGAGTTCCTGGCCCAGAGGGGAACCACCGAAGAGGAGCTTTTCGCCCCGGCGAATATCCACCTTTTGCAGGCCCTGTTAAGGCAGGTGGGCATGCCCTTCCGTTGGGGGTACCGCCGGCAGGAGGTCATGGCCGAGCTGGAAAGCCTCCTCGACGGCGGCGCGGCGGGAGGAGCGGTAATTTTAATAGACGAACTGTCGGAGTTCTTGCGCTCCAAGCCCGACAGCCGCAGTTTTAACGAGGATATACGCTTCCTCCAGTACCTGGCAGAGATATCCCGGCGCATGCCCTTGTGGGTGGTGGCCACCCTTCAGGAGCAGATCGAGGCCACAGGGGATATTCCGCCGGAAGCCTTTAACAAAATAAAGGACCGGTACCCCGTCTGCTTCCGGCTCACCGGCGAGCACCTGCGAGAAATCATCAGCCGCCGCCTCATCGTCCACCGGCCTCCTGCGCGGGAGTATCTGGCCGAGCTTTACGGGGAGCTCAAGGGGGCCTTTCACGAACTGCCCTTTAGTCAAGAAGAATTTTATGATCTTTATCCGGTGCATCCCCTGACGGTGGCGTTTCTGGAGCGCCTGCGCCCCCTTTTCTCCCAGCACCGGGGGGTGGTGGACTTTATATACTCGCGCCTGACCGGGGACCCGGCCCGGCAGATACCGGGCCTCTTGGACCGACCGGCAGACACCCTTCTCGGCCCCGACCTCATTTTCGATCATTTCCAGGACCGCATCCGGGCCCTACCGGAAACCAACCCCTATGTGCAACAGGTCTTCAATTACTACCAGGAGGAGATGCCCCGGCTCCTCCCGGAACCGCGGGAGCAGGAACTGGGATTCAGGCTCCTTAAAGTTCTCATCCTTGCGGCCCTGGGCGCCTCGGCCAAGCCCCTTACGGTGCGCGATCTCACCCATCTCCTCCTCTGCCCCCTTACCCGGCTGGAATGGCACTTGAATTACGAATATATAGCCGATATCCTCCAGCGCCTGTACCGGGGCGGAGCCTATATCGGCTGCCACGAAGGGTCCTCGCCCCTGGATACGGCCTTTTACGTGGATCTCCAGGCCGACGTGCAGCTCTTGGTACGCCGGCGGGTGGAATACCTCAAGAAGGGGTTTTTCCCCGGAGACCGGCGGATTTTTACGACCCTGGGGAGGCATCTTACCGACGCCCGTTTGCCCCTGGCCTCCCTCCTGGCCGAAACCCGCACCCCCTTAGAGGTATCCTGGCAGCAGACCCGGCGGGAGGGCTTGATCCTGCTGAAGGATTTGGAAGATCTAAGCCCTGAAAGCGTGCAAGAGTTGGCCCGCGAAAGCCTCACCACCGACGTGGATTTCATCCTCGTGCTGGGATGGGCCGGCGACACAGAGCGGCAGCACCGGCACCTGGAGGAGCGGCTTCTACCGGCCCTGACCGGCCCGGCGGGCCGTGCCTTCCTGTTCTGGCTGCCTTCCGACCTTTCCGAAGAGGAGGAGTTCCTTACCCAGGCCCTGGCTTATGAGCTCTTGCGGGAGGAGTATGCCGGGGATGCCAGCCCTACCGGGCAGAGGGTGCGTGCATACCTGGACGGAATCTGGGAGGAGGTTAAGGGCCGGGTACAGGATATTTTCCGCCGGGCCTACCTCTCGGGGCGGCTGATAGATGGGGAAGGCGAGGAGGTGCCTTGGCCCACCAACCCGGCTTATGAATCCTTTAAAGGCCTGGTAGAGAGGTTGGCGGCCGTAGTTCTGGGCCGGCGCTATCCCCGGCATGCCAAGGTGGCTCCCCGGGGAGGAGTTATCCTGCCCCCCCTGCTCCAGCGGGTGATAAACGAGTTGCTGATACCGGGGGAATTAAAAGGCAAGCCCGATGCCAACCTCAAAATGGGCCTGGAAAACTTTTTCCATCCCCTGGGGGTAGTCAAGAAAACCCGAGAAGGATACTTCCTGGAGATTTCGCCCGAAAAGAATCCCCTGGTGGCCGCCTGCTTGGAACACCTCAAGGAAGGCCCGGCAGAACTGGAGACGTTAAGCTGGAAATTGCGCAAGAGCCCCTTTGGGTTGAGCGAAACCGGGTTTCAACTTCTGGTACTGGCCCTGGTGGGGGCGGGCCTCGTCGTACCCTATGCTTCCGGCCGCCGGTTAAACCTGAGGCAGATAGGACCCTACAATTTCCAGAAGATCGACAAGCTGGCCTTGGCCGAAACCTTACCCGCCTCCTTTCAGGAGATCCTGGCAGGAGTTAAGTTTTTGCCCCCCGCCTGGCGGCAGGGTACTTTCACTCCGGCCCGGCAGCAGGAGATCTGGGACTACCTGGTACGGTTCCGCCGCGAAGCTGGTACGCACCTCCAGAGGGTGGAACATCTCCTGGAAAGTGTGGCCGATTACCCGGCCCTGGCGGCGCTGCCCTGGGAGACGGCCCGGGCCGATCTCCGCAGGGTGGCCGCTTTGCTGGAAGAAATAAAAGTATCCTACGGGCCACGGGAGGGTCTGGAGCGCTTCCTTGCGGCCTACCAGGCCGACCCCTTATGGGAGCTGGCTTGGGAACGCACCCAAAAACTAGGGGCCTTTCTGGAGCAGCACCTTAATCATTTTCTCTTTATGTACGGCTATCTTACGGCGCCCCAACTGTCCCTGCCCGATAGTCCTGCCTATCAAGGACTGCGGGAGGCAAGGGATAAATTATTGGGCCTCCTCCAGACGCCCGATTTGTTCTACCAGGAGGACCTCTACCAGCAGGCGGCTTCGGCCTTTGCTCGTTTCCAGCGGGATTATATAGAACAGTATACTGCCGAGCACCGGAGACTGCGCTCGCCGGAACGTTTTCAGCCCTATCATGCCCTGCGGGAGGGAGAGGCTTACCAGCTCCTCAGTCTCCTCAGCCAATTGAAGCAGGTGGCTGCTCCGGATTCCTTGAGGCGGATTAACCAGCTTCTGGTAACCGCCCTGGCCCGCCAGTGTGCGGAAAACCCGGAGGAGAAGCTGGCCCTCCAGCCGGCCTGCCCGTGCGGCCTGGTGCTGGGGGTAAAGGACGAACTGCCCTCTACGGCCGCCATCCAGGCGGCCATAGAGCAGGGCCTCCGGGATTACCTCCAGGCCCTTAAGGAGCCCCTTTACCGGGAAAAGGTGCAGGGCTTCCTGGCCGGGCTGGAAAAGGTGGGCCGGGCCCAGGAAGCTGCGCGGGTTCGGCGACTTCTAGATCTGGACGTGGATTCACCTGGCCTTCTAACCAGGCTGAAATCCGTTTTGAACCGGGCCGCTGTAGACCTCATCAACCAGGCCCTGGCGGGCCAGGTCCTGGTGCTGGACCGCAACCTGGACGACCTTTACGACCTCCTCGTAAATCGCATATTCCGGCCGGATCAGCTCCTAGACGTGGTACGGCGCTGGATGACCGGGCCGGATAAGGAAGAAGTGGAACCCGGCGCCCACATACGGGTGATAGGTAGCGGGGTAAAGGGAACGGCCGATTGCCTGGTTGAGAAGAAGGCTTTCTACAGCCATTCCCCGGGGAACGTGTATACCTGGCTGGCGGAGACGTATCCTGAATTGGTGCCCTACTGGAACCAGTGGGGCGGGTCGCGCTTTCTCTTGGTGCTCACCACCATATGGTGGCTGAAGATCCACGGCCGCGACGCCCGCATGGTGGCCCGCCTGTGTTCGCTGCCGGAGGTGCCGCCCGCCGCCCTGAGCAGCCTCCTGGAATTGGCCCGACAGGTATTCGAGCTACAGGCCGGCCCGGAGGAAGTGATCCCGGCCGCCGTCATGGCAGCCCGGGAGAGCCTGGACGGCCAGGCGGAGGAAGCCTACTGGCAGGTCTTAGCCCCCCGGGAGGATATACCGGGTCCGGACCTCCTTCCAGTCTTGGCCCGGGAGAACATTTTCCCCGTCCTTCTACGCCGGGCCACCGTCCGGTACCTGGAATGGCTGGAGGGGGCGGACGGCCCAGAGTTGGCCGCCGCCGTAGCCCGGTTGGACGCGGTCTCCGCCGCCCCGCCCGGCCCGGCCTGGGAAGGATCCGAGCCGGCCGCCTGGCTGGACGCGTGCCGCCTGGCCACCAGGCTAGTCTATTCCTTAAAGGCCTTGGGCGCGGCCGATCCGGAGGGCTTTAAAGGGCCGGACTGGGAGAAGGTTTACAGCTCCCACCTGGGCACCCTAGAGAGCCTGTATGCCCACCTGGAGCAGCGGCTTTCCCTGTTAGGCCTGGCCGGAGATTTTCCCTTAACGCAGGTGGAAGGGGAGGTGCGGCGGCTTCTGGCTGGCTACGCCGACGCCTTCCGCCGGTTTTACGGGGAGAGGAGCAGCGCTCCCGGCCTTACCCTCGAAGAGCTTTTGTCCCGGCTGGAGCGCTACCGCCAGCGCTGGCGCCCGGAGGCCCTGTATTTTATCTGGGCGGACGGGCTACGGTGGGATGCCTGTGAAGTGATGGTGGCCGAGCTGGGTCGCTCCGGGGTCTTATATGAGGAAGTGGCCCGGGGCCTCCTGTGGTGCCCCGTTCCCACCGTCACCGCCACCCAACTGGCACGCCTTGAAGGGGCAGGAAAGGCCCTGCGCTTTCTGGAGATCGGCCTTCCTCCCGGCGACCCGGCCGAGGTGGCCCGGCAGGGGAACCGCCTGGCCCCGGGGGACCCCAAGCCGGTCCTGCGGCTCAACCTGGTAGATGAGAAGGTTCATACCTCTACGGCGGACTATGCCACCTTCCTGGCCGAGCTGGCCTTGGGATTCCGCCGCCAGCTCCTGCCGCTGGTATCTGCCTTCCCGGCCCGTTCCCTTATCCTGATAGCCGGGGATCACGGTTATGCGGTGAATCATGGTTTCCGTCCCGAAGATGAGGAGCATTCCCCTCGCTACCTCCACGGAGGGGTTTCCCCCCAGGAAGTCCTGGTGCCCTGGGTGATCCTTTGGAAGGTGGGCAATCGACCACCGGCCTCCGGCCAGTTGGACTTTGAACCTTTTTACGGGGGCGGAACCGGGGGAGGTGATAGGAGGGCGGCCGGGCGTTTTTCCCTTTAA